The genome window TCGACGTAGAACGCGATGTGATATCCGCCGAGGTCACTGTTGCGCGGGTGGGGGGCCTGACCATCGGCAGCCTCGTACAGGAACACCTCGAAGTTGGCCCCGTTGCCCAGGCGGAAGAAGCGGATCTCGCTGATGACGGTGCGCGGATGCACTCCCAGATGGGTGTGCATCCAGTCATCGTCGGACTGCTTCGACCCGAGGGTGTAGACGCGGTCGCAACCGAGGATGTCGACAAGGAAGCGCTCGGCTTCTTCCAGATCCGGGACGGTGAATCCGATGTGATCGGTCCCGCGGATGCCGGGGATACCCCGACGCACGGCCTCAGCCATAGTGGACTCCTCTGTCACTGCAAAATTGGATACACCGTACCCACATCCGGAGTCTACGACGGAGTATCCACTTATGCAATCGTTTGTATTGTATCCGATACTCCGCTACCGTCGACTCAGCGGTCTAGGTGATCGCGCGAGAGGAATGGGCGAAGATGCCGAAGATGAAGCGACTCCAGACCGGCGTCGACTGGTTCCAGCTGACCACCACCGACGCGGATTGGAATGCAGCCGATCCCGCACTTCTGGGGACCATGCTGAGTGAGCTGC of Microbacterium sp. LWH13-1.2 contains these proteins:
- a CDS encoding VOC family protein; protein product: MAEAVRRGIPGIRGTDHIGFTVPDLEEAERFLVDILGCDRVYTLGSKQSDDDWMHTHLGVHPRTVISEIRFFRLGNGANFEVFLYEAADGQAPHPRNSDLGGYHIAFYVDELDEAVRYLKDNGVDVMGSPTSSAQAAEGQRWVYFTSPWGLQFELVSFPEGKAYEQSSDRLLWHPAHPER